The Sebastes fasciatus isolate fSebFas1 chromosome 22, fSebFas1.pri, whole genome shotgun sequence genome includes the window AACTAGTTATGTGACACTGACGCAAACAAAAAAATTGAAGTGAAGTAGCTAGCTATAACGGTTGGTTTTGTTGTACATATTGGGTAATGTAGTTTTCAGTAGACTAAACTAACACCGGAAGTTTCCTCTCGTCGTCATTTCCGGTTAATTGTATCCCCTTGGTAACGGTTGACTGCCCCCTAGAGGCGAAAACTACAAAACAATAACCGTCGACGGACTCACACAACCTCAGCTTCCACAgcggtaaaaaaaaatgacagggTAATGTAGTTCACGTAACGAACAACGCAGATGACCACTGTAGAGCTCGTTTGTAATTTAGAAATACATTAACCAGAAGCCCCCGCGGCGGTCAAGCGGAGATACGCAAGGTCAGTTACTCAGCGACGTGGTCGAGTTAAACGTTGAATGACATGGATTATATATACTTTATGTTTTCCACCTGCTCATTGTAGTGTCCCAAAGAGTGCATGACGCTACTCGTGTCTCTTGTTGGCTCACTTTAACactgtttattttatatttatatctaacGTTACAGTGCTGCTGATGGTCGTTTGGTAACAGAGGCATTCAATAAAGTGGGAATTATTTGACATCAAGTTGTTTTTTGTCACAAAAGGAAGTTACAGCGTTACAACACAGAGATCAGGTGCGTTGCTCACTTGTTTTCATGCATTCAGCAGCAGGTGGAAGCTGAATAAATCAAGTATTCTTCAGtatgtgatggtgatggtaaaTATTTCTGATTTTCATAATTGTTTGCAGGAATCATGAACTACACACGGTTtctgacagctgtcagtgcaGCTAGAAAGCCCTCCCCTATCAGGATGCTGGgtgagtatttatatatatcatatacacctgtttttatttatattcaaaaaaataaaaaatacacagaaaAGTGATAACTTTTTAGTTTTGCGTGGACCTGCTAAAGTGGCCCCAGGCAAAAACAAATTGCAGCTGGGCcccattcctccctgtcttagTGCAACTTTTCCACATCCCAGTACTAAATATCTCCTATAGTTTCAGCCTCTCAGTTGAGATGAATGTCTGTTTTTCCTTCCCCTATATGATAgtaacacctctctagggaggtGGGGGACAAAgcaggacggtctgcaggacagataataatgcactatactaatttttaacagtctcttctgcactatattcacttttttaatagtcgtgtatcacagctgttaccttgcactatattcagttttaacagttttcttcatctccttgtattttttatatctggtatatttttttgtactttgtactactaacatGTTTACTGCCTTTtcactaacatgttttgcactatggaactgtgatgctggaaacttgaatttccctcgggatcaataaagttactatctatctatctatctaaactgaatatctttgagttttgcaCTGTTGATGGATAAAATGTGCAATTtgaagagccattttaggcaacaaaaaaaaaaagaaaatctggcTGGAGCCGCAAAAGATTTGAGCATTATGATGAAGGTAAtgcagtttatagtctaagtatatagtatacaagtctaatgcagtgaaggcccaagtgcaaatgtactacggagtattagggacacattgagggggaaaaaatcggagatttccagaataaagtcataatattacaagaataaagtcataacttttgcGATTTTGGATATCATAATATGGCGTAAGTGTtatcttttcctggttttaaaggccgtattacagtaaagtgatgtaactTTCTTAACTTACCACACTGTtatagctgttctattatttgcctttacccactgaGTCATCAAAtgcacattactgatgattatcaaacatatcattgtgtaaatattttgtgaaagcaccaatagtcaacccgaCAAAATCGTCGCAATAttgatatcgaggtatttggtaaaaaatatattgtgatatttgattttctccatattgcccagccctacttgtTGTAACCACAATATCAGCTGAAATAATGAATGTCTTAAAACCAGATTTTGAGATAAAAACTGGGCCAAATTTTATAGAAAAAGGTTAAAAGGTTTTTTAGACACTTATATGTAGCCAACTTGGTATATTTAATCACTTTCCCCATCATCGTCACTTCTATTGACCTTTCTATCCATCTCATCTATTTCTTCACCCGTATGAAGCCGAGCTGCAGCAGCGGTCACCTCCGTCCCTGATCTCTTTGGCTGGCGGAGCGCCCAACCCCAACACCTTCCCCTTCCAGTCGGCGTCCATCAAGGTGAAGAACGGACAGACGATCACCTTCGATGAGACGACGATGAAGAAGGCTCTGCAGTACTCTAGCTCTAATGGGTGAGAGATCAAGACAGGAATCCAGTCTCTTCTTCATGAGATTTTCCAGAACACAAACCGAGACATTACTTtaaatttagggctgtcaaagttgacgtgataataatgcgttaacacaaatgAGTTTTAAGGCCATTCATTTAttcaacgcattaacacaatcaatctttcggagctTGTAGCTCAATTTTAatgctggagtgaagatactgatatcatatgaaactatggaatccattggtaccaaacatgtgaTACTGGCTTGTTGTGTAGGAGAAGGTGAAGGCCTTCATTTGTCTGTCTAAATTACTTGTTGTTGTATtccaaacaagacatttttctcAGAAAACCTACCCatcaacataaatatataaaaaaaataccacaGATTATTACAGTGCAGTAAGTCTAATTTCCATTCTTACGTAGAATACCGGAGCTGCTGACGTGGATGAAGAAACTACAGAAGGACCTGCACAACCCGCCGACCCACACGGACATGTGTGTGACCACGGGGAGCCAGGAGGGGATCTGTAAGGTACTGACACCACCAGCTGCAACGCTATATGTGTAGCCAGCTGTTAGAGGGTCAGCAAGGGATCACATAAAGGCATTTGAGTTATTAATGTTCTGTTTTGGGACCAGGAGaacccaaaaaaaacacacttaacAATGTTTTATCGGCTAAATACTTCATAACTTTTACTAATTTTATGAGAATTGCTTATAAACATTGTTTTGAAGTGTtcagaaatgttgtgttttaggTGTTTGAGATGCTGGTCAACCCCGGAGACAACGTTCTGCTGGATTCACCCACGTATCCAGGCACACTGGCAGCGGTGAGAGCATTTTCttgacacacatactgtacagcaaCTCAAGCTTATGTGACCTTCTAACCTTCGTTATTCCTCTGTAGCTCCAGCCGCTCGGTTGCAACATAATCAACGTCCCCAGCGATCAGTACGGCATGATACCTGCAGCCCTGAAGGAGGTTTTGTCCCGGTGGGACCCCTCGGATGTCCACAAGCCCGGCAGCACCGCCCCCAAGGTCCTCTACACCATCCCCAACGGAGGAAACCCCACCGGTGCCTCCATGACGGCTCAGAGGAAGCAGGAAGTGTACGAGGTTTGTCGTCCCCTGCAAAgccacacaacaaacaaaacttaAATATGACTGCGTGCACACACTGACCGTAGATGATTTATGAATCACTCATCTTCTCAGTCTGATTTATGCAAAGCAGTCAGTGAAGCTGCTAATTAGAGCTTGTTATGAAACTGATTTCCCTGCAGATTCACTCCGTTGTTTTCTATTAACGTCCtgctgtgtttttaatagttggCCAGGCAGTACGACATGCTCATCATCGAGGACGACCCGTACTACTTCCTGCAGTTTGACAAGGTACAAAACAGTTCTCTCACCTCGTCTGTTTGTGAAACAAAGTTGCTtttctgtcatttaaaaagctgaaatAGTTCATTTGTTGTTACTTTATGGTCTGATCTTTGACTTTGGATAAACTGATTCATGTTATGTCTCATTTAATTGGCAGCCGTGGGCTCCCACGTTTCTCTCCATGGACGTTGACGGGAGGATCATCAGGACAGACTCCTTCTCCAAGATCCTGTCTTCAGGGTGAGCGtctgaatctgtgtgtgtgtttaaaccgAGTGCATGTGAAGCTCTGCTGTTTCCATTTAAGAGATTTATGTTCCCTCAACAAGTCAAGACCTGATGTAAACAGGGTGTATTTTCTTCCAATTCTTTTCTTCAATTTGCTTGTGTAATTCCCCACTGCTCACATCTGATAGTTTGAAAACATCCTTTGGGGCTTAAATACACTGTgtgccaaaagtatgtggacccTATCCATTGACTTTGGTATACTTGTGGTCAGGGACTGTTTTTCATGGTTTTGCACATTAGTTCCAATTAAGGGGAATCTTAATACTGCATcttatatatatgatattttaGACAATAGTGTGATTCAAActttgtgtatgtatgtttcTTAACATATTATAGACACGTCCTTTCACTTCACATTTTCCCAGATCCAAGTAATAAAAATCAGATGTTTGACGTAATCATAACAGCTTTGAGGCTGAGATATTTATACCCGCACAGATTAGGACACTGTGTGCTGACTGTCAATGGTGACCTgccacatttttttaaaggaccagCCTGTAACAATTAggtggatctattggcagaaatggaatataatattaataagtatgttttctttagtgtataatcacctgaaaataagaatctctctctcttgcttcaccactcacttcccacgtacacacacactctacaacaaatggctctagagagggccgtTCACGTTTTCGCGTTGGCTGCCGTAGCTCTCCTACATGCTTgccacacgggagaagttgtaatctgcaacctcaccgccagatcctacaacaattcttagtttcaggtgactatacactaatgaaaacatagttatgaataatatatatttctgctaatagactcccccgaaatgttacactcTGTTCCTCTAATGTCAGTCAGGATAGCAGAATCAGAATTAGAATCTGCATTTGTTCATTGAATCCTTACTTTCCtctgtttatttcattttaaaatgaataatgcTTTTCTAAGAAAGACAAGGCAAAAGTGATTATATATTCAAGGACACATCATGCAGAACTGCATCAGCATGTTTATGTCTTTGACTATttgcctgtttgtgtgtttcaggctGAGGATAGGTTTTGTAACCGGTCCCAAACCGCTGGTCGACAGAGTGGTGCTGCACATCCAGGCCTCCACGATGCACACAAGTACCTTCACACAGGTGAGAGAAACTTTAATGTTATACCGCCACGCCCTGTTCTATCAACATTTCGTATCACTGGTTTAGCTGTAAGCCAAGACTCCTGCTTTTGGCTGTGTGGAGTAACTTTGTCATCTGCTCTCGATCACAGAAATTACCTTTCAGTTACTTAGCATTGTTCGGCTACAATCTTTGATGCTTGCTGTGTGAAAAACCTCCATCAGCCTATcatcaaaaaacacaatattaaagtACTTCACCATGCAGCAGTGAGCACACATCAGGGTGGTTTCAGTTAAGCATTCTTTCCACACACGGAGTGACACCACAGACTTCCCACACCTCAGGCGCGCCACGTTTGCACAAACTCACCAGCGAGAAGGGTTGCGCTGTCACGCTGCAGCCGAAGCCAAACAAGACGTTGTGGTGCgtctggagcagcagcagctgcagaggaGGTTTTAATAGACGGGAAGAAGAGCGAGATTAATTAGGATCTGATTCAGTCCTCGCTGCTGTTCTTCCATCTAATCTGGACTAAAACGTTGGCAGTAAAGATTTAAAACTGGGAACATGAACAGGACAAAACATCCATttaaaggctccattgtgtcaGGCCTCAACTGCACTGTTGTACTGATATAAATACAGATCTGAAGGTGGATTATCTGCTGCAGGGTCGTTTTACACTGAAAttatttggtcttttttttttttttaaatctgtgccAGTCATCACATTATATAACCTGCTTCCTTTCAGCTCATGGTGTCTCAGTTGTTGCACAGCTGGGGCCAAGAGGGTTTCCTCCAACACATAGACGGGTACATCACATCCCACAATGCACCTGCACAGCCATTTTTTGATCTCCCTGTCTGGTTTGACTGGTTAAGAAAACAATTAGATCTACAGTACCATTTAAGTGAGTCAGACATTCTTGCAGCGATGCATgacacttttcttttctctcgcAGGGTAATTGAGttttacaggaaacaacgtGATGCCATGATCAGCTCTGCAGACAAGTGGCTCAAAGGTTTGTGAAAAACAGAGCGTTACCCATGCATTTTGTAGCCTTTTGagttttatatactgtaaatttgCATTTAGGTGAGACACTTAAAGAGggcctattatgcttttgtgctttttccccctttcctttagtgtgttatatcattttttgtgcatgaaAAAGGTCTgcagttacaaagcccaaagtccatttttatttgtttacaagtAAACTCAACAGGGTACCCTTTAATATTCtttactgaaataaaaaaaatagacatgtcctctctgtccaATCAGCAATATAAAAAAAGTCCAGCTGTAGTCTTTacggatgtaaaaaaaaaaaagcagattatCTGTAAATGGCACGATAAAGTAagagaaaaaggaggaagaggaggagggggaggaggaagaggaggagggggaggaggagctgTCCACACCACTCCctgttggggggaaaaaatcatttGTAGTGAAAAGTGAAGTTGTCTGAGTCACCGCCTAGTGACCATTTGAGGAACTAcattttaaggcacttccacaacAACCACTACATTTGTGAAAGTGTAAAATACTTTACTAGACTGTGTGTAGTCCAATCAATAAGAATTTTCAGAGCCGTACTGACAAAAAAAGACCACAGAAAAGGAAATCCTGGTATGAGTCATAAAGCACACAcccacacttttcttttttttttcctaatgtgtgtgtatgtagatgTGGCAGAGTGGCACTCCCCATCTGCAGGCATGTTCCTGTGGATCAAACTAAAAGGCATCGCCGATACACAACAGCTCATTATGGAGAAAGCCTTGGAGAAAGAGGTAACTTGTTCCTGTTGTATTTCAGTTCAAACCCTCACATAGTGGCttattatgcaacaaaaccaattAACTCTGTCCAACAAAGGTCAACACATACCTACTGTACTCTAATATGCTAATAGCAGGTACCCAGAATGAATTTCGGTGCTTTATTGTTGTCTGCTTGTGAGCCAATGTTGTGCACCAGGGGGCAAGGCAGGTTTATTGTCTGAATAGAGTGTAGGATGGTGCATGCAAAGCAGCCTTTGTGAGCATTGTGAGTGGGTTTAGCAACTGAGTGTttctcctcccacacacacacacactttctaaaTCCCTGCTAGCGGATAGCTGATTAGCCATGGATAAACAAGAGTTTGTGCAATCAGGCTTTTCCAGCACAGTAGGCTTCCAGGATATTTAAAACATCTACACAGCAGATAGTAAAGACTCCCCAGTCTTCTCCACTAACAGAGGAGAAACGAACGACACTTCAGATTTGAAGAGAA containing:
- the aadat gene encoding kynurenine/alpha-aminoadipate aminotransferase, mitochondrial yields the protein MNYTRFLTAVSAARKPSPIRMLAELQQRSPPSLISLAGGAPNPNTFPFQSASIKVKNGQTITFDETTMKKALQYSSSNGIPELLTWMKKLQKDLHNPPTHTDMCVTTGSQEGICKVFEMLVNPGDNVLLDSPTYPGTLAALQPLGCNIINVPSDQYGMIPAALKEVLSRWDPSDVHKPGSTAPKVLYTIPNGGNPTGASMTAQRKQEVYELARQYDMLIIEDDPYYFLQFDKPWAPTFLSMDVDGRIIRTDSFSKILSSGLRIGFVTGPKPLVDRVVLHIQASTMHTSTFTQLMVSQLLHSWGQEGFLQHIDGVIEFYRKQRDAMISSADKWLKDVAEWHSPSAGMFLWIKLKGIADTQQLIMEKALEKEVLMVPGGAFMINNSDPCPYVRAAFSLSTPEQIDEAFRRLSSLIKDAL